In the Pedobacter cryoconitis genome, GGACCTGATGCTTACCGCGATTTACCACAACTGATTGAACAGGTTGGTGATGGTCAGAAAGCAATTAACGTTTTACTATCCAGAGAAGAGACTTATGCAGATATCAGCCCTGTCCGGTTAAACGGGAACGGAATTACTGCTTTCATTTCCATTATGCGTGGTTGTGATAATATGTGTTCTTTCTGCGTAGTCCCTTTTACCAGGGGCCGGGAACGCAGTCGTGATCCGCATTCTATTCTTGCGGAAGCGCAGGATTTACAGGATCGCGGTTACAAAGAAGTTACCTTACTTGGACAGAATGTCGATTCTTATAAATGGAAAGGCACAGCAGAAGCGGAAGATGGTGCTGAGATCATGGTCAACTTTGCCCAGTTACTGGAAAAAGTAGCACTGATCAGCCCTGAATTACGTGTTCGTTTCTCAACTTCTCATCCAAAAGATATTACAGACGAGGTATTGCATACCATTCAGAAATATGATAACATCTGTAACAATATCCACTTACCGGTACAATCGGGAAGCAGCAGGGTATTGGATCTGATGAACCGTACTTATACCCGCGAATGGTATATCAACCGGATAGATGCCATCAGAAATATTATTCCTGATTGTGCAATCTCTACAGATATCATTGCTGGCTTCTGCTCTGAAACTGAAGAAGAGCACCAGGAAACCTTAAGCATGATGGATTATGTGGGTTATGATTTCGCTTTTTGCTTCAGTTATTCCGAAAGACCAGGAACAATGGCTGCAAGAAAACTGGAAGATGATATTCCGGAAGATGTTAAAAAACGCCGTTTACAGGAAATCTTATTGAAACAACAGACTACATCTCATTACAGGTTACAGAAATCTGTAGGAAAAACAGTCCGGATTTTAGTAGAAGGTTTCTCTAAAAAGTCTGACAAGGACCTTTGCGGAAGAAATGACCAGAATGCAATGATCGTATTCCCGGCAGCAGAAAATGTTAAGCCAGGGCAATATGTAAATGTCATTATTGAGCGTTGTACATCAGCGACCCTACTGGGCAGGATTACAGCTTAAAAAATATACTCCAGTGAGCATTTAAATATAATTATTTTGGACGTACAAGATATTAAAAACCGATTTGGGATTATTGGTGGTTCCCCACTTTTAAACCGTGCTATAGATATTGCCAGGCAAGTAGCGCCAACGGATATGTCAGTATTAATTACTGGGGAAAGTGGTAGTGGAAAAGAAGTATTTTCACACATTATCCACCAGATGAGCACCCGTAAACACGGTGCTTTTATTGCCGTAAACTGTGGTGCCATTCCCGAGGGGACAATAGACTCAGAATTATTCGGACACGAGAAAGGCTCTTTTACCGGTGCTCATGAAGCACGTAAAGGATATTTTGAAGTGGCGAACGGAGGAACCATCTTTTTGGATGAAGTTGCTGAATTACCTTTAGGTACACAGGCCCGTTTATTAAGAATACTGGAAAGTGGAGAATACCTGCGTGTAGGTTCTTCTAAAGTACAGAAAACTGACGTCCGTATTATTGCAGCAACAAACGTAGATGTGTATAACAGGGTAAAATCTGGTAAGTTCCGTGAGGATTTATATTACCGTTTAAATACTGTGCCTCTGCGCATACCTGCTTTACATGAGCGTAAAGAAGATATCTTTTTGCTCTTCAGAAAGTTTTCTGCCGATTTCAGCGATAAATACCGCAGTCCGGGTATTCATTTAGAACCGGATGCGATACAGATGCTGAGCAATTACAGCTGGCCGGGAAACGTCAGACAGCTTAAAAACATTGCCGAACAAATTTGTGTGCTTGAAAAAGACCGGAATGTAACTGCTGGTGCTTTATTGAATTATATTCCGAATGAGGGGGGCAGCAATTTGCCAATGGCATTGAATAACGGAAGTAATAAAGAAGATTTTTCTGAAAGAGATATCCTTTATAAAGTTCTTTTCGACATGAAAAAGGACATGATGGACTTGAAGAAACTGGTTGCCGAGATTATTCAGAGCGGCGGAAATACTTCACACATCATGGAGGAAAACCCGCATTATATCAATCAGCTTTACCAGGAGGTAGATCAGACTGTGAACAACGATTCTACTTTCATGATTAAAAAATCTCCGCAGAATACACCTGTAGACTATAACTACACACATGACGCGGAAGAAGTAGAAGAATCTCTATCCTTGATAGACAAGGAATCTGATCTGATCAAGAAGGCGTTGAAAAAACATAAAGGCAAACGTAAGTTCGCAGCCCAGGAACTGGGGATTTCGGAACGTACGTTATATAGAAAGATCAAAGAACTCAATTTAAATTAGGTCATGAAAAGAATCTGTTTATTGCTGTTGTTCCCGCTGGCAACCTTAGTGAATTCATGTTCAGTAAAGTTAAACGGCGCCTCTATTCCTGCAGAGATGAAAACGGTAACTGTGTCGTATTTTGAGAACAATGCGCCATTGGTGATCCCGACATTAAGTGCAGATTT is a window encoding:
- a CDS encoding sigma-54 interaction domain-containing protein; translated protein: MDVQDIKNRFGIIGGSPLLNRAIDIARQVAPTDMSVLITGESGSGKEVFSHIIHQMSTRKHGAFIAVNCGAIPEGTIDSELFGHEKGSFTGAHEARKGYFEVANGGTIFLDEVAELPLGTQARLLRILESGEYLRVGSSKVQKTDVRIIAATNVDVYNRVKSGKFREDLYYRLNTVPLRIPALHERKEDIFLLFRKFSADFSDKYRSPGIHLEPDAIQMLSNYSWPGNVRQLKNIAEQICVLEKDRNVTAGALLNYIPNEGGSNLPMALNNGSNKEDFSERDILYKVLFDMKKDMMDLKKLVAEIIQSGGNTSHIMEENPHYINQLYQEVDQTVNNDSTFMIKKSPQNTPVDYNYTHDAEEVEESLSLIDKESDLIKKALKKHKGKRKFAAQELGISERTLYRKIKELNLN
- the miaB gene encoding tRNA (N6-isopentenyl adenosine(37)-C2)-methylthiotransferase MiaB, producing the protein MIDLQLTDKTHDEGRQGEALIVDAPKLLNARKLYIESYGCQMNFADSEIVASILLDQGFETTGNYQEADAIFINTCSIRENAEQRVRNRLSQFGIEKRKNPKLIVGVLGCMAERLKSKFLEEEKLVDLVVGPDAYRDLPQLIEQVGDGQKAINVLLSREETYADISPVRLNGNGITAFISIMRGCDNMCSFCVVPFTRGRERSRDPHSILAEAQDLQDRGYKEVTLLGQNVDSYKWKGTAEAEDGAEIMVNFAQLLEKVALISPELRVRFSTSHPKDITDEVLHTIQKYDNICNNIHLPVQSGSSRVLDLMNRTYTREWYINRIDAIRNIIPDCAISTDIIAGFCSETEEEHQETLSMMDYVGYDFAFCFSYSERPGTMAARKLEDDIPEDVKKRRLQEILLKQQTTSHYRLQKSVGKTVRILVEGFSKKSDKDLCGRNDQNAMIVFPAAENVKPGQYVNVIIERCTSATLLGRITA